The sequence CCTTGACCCTAATGGGCATTGGGTGGGGCCTGAAGCAACCAATCGGATGTCACCGTCAGTCTCATGACTCATGTTATACGCTGTGGTACCAATTTGGGGGCTTCacatcctttccccccacccccggctggaATTTGGCAGCTGAATGGGAGAAACTGATTTGAATCTTAAACTTAAATCTACGATCTTGTTCTGATTGTTTGTTTATGGACGAGAGGGTTAGCCAAGAGGTTGTCTTCCCGATGAAGATCGGAGCCACCCCTCTGTCTCCTCTCGAGCAGCTGCTTCCGATGCAATGAGTAACACGACCACTCCCACCTCTGCCGGCACCTCCAGTGACTCCTTGGTAGGGTACATCCTGGTGCCCTTCTTCCTCATCACCGTCATCGGCATCGTTGTGGTGGTGGTAAGAGACTTGTTTTTGTTTGGGAGTCCCCATGGTGCGATCCTCTAGGTCGCTAGTTCAAATCCAGGCATTGACCAAAAGTTGTAACCACCTCGGTGGCTGCTGGTCCCAGTGCAGATCACGTTGGGAGCTCTGGCAGAGACCAAGGGCTGAATGGGCCCCATGGAGACCACACTCCTCTCTCACCCCTAGACGTGGTCTCTCCAGGTTGGGGCTGACCTATGCCAGTGTGTGGTGAGCTTGAGTGGCCGCTGCCTGGGCTGTCCCTGCTCTGTGGCTAGAGGATGTCAGTCCACCCAAGGGGTGGCCGTGTGaagcctttccccagcactgatgTCCCCAAAGAGTTGGGGAGAGCGCGATCCGCGAGGGCGCGGTTCTCTGCTGGCCTGGCAGAATCTGCACTGTTGGTACAGTGCCCAGTGGCTTCTTGTCTCTGACCTTTGGCTGATTGCACTCCTGctgggagggcactgggcattTAAATGCAAACAGAAGTGCCTCAACTCTCTTTCTCGGTTGGTAGTGGCCTCCACAAATACCTGGCTACGTCTGGCTCCTGAGAGCTGGGCTGGCCCAGGCAGCTCGCTCAGTCAAAGAGCTCAGATCTAAAATCAAAACCCGAGAGACCCTCGCGCCCCAAACAGTTTTGTTCGAATCGGGGAGGGGAGACCTGCGGTGGGGTTGCACGTAAAGGGAGGATTCATTGTAAGTGGGCAATGATGGGCCAAAGCCCATCCCCAGGGTGGTGTCTTGTAGACTATAAATGGGGTGAGGGGATTGGATggccttttaaaattttttaaagggAGTGTGTTCTAGCTTGACCACAAGGCATGGACTCAATGCAGGACTcattgggtgaggttctctggcctgtcctGTTCAGGAGGTCCTAGAGAGCAGATGGTTCTAATGGACCTTCCTGGCCTATGGTGATGGGGTACAGAGCCTTTCGTCTCTGCCAGCTGGATGGGTACTGCTTGCAGGCCACCCAGCAGCTGTCTGTGAAATGAGTGGATTTATCCGCTTCCTGCGGAATGTGTGTCCGGATCACAAGTCCGATGACAACGCTGGCAGCTTGATGGCAGTGGCATGGACTGAGCttctttggaacagtctcttcCTAGGTGGCCAACTCCTCGCTAACACCTAGGGCCGGCGTCTCCAAAGCGCTCAGCCTCCAGCGTGTGGAGCTGTCCTGAAAATCTGGCGTCAGGTGCCTGGAGATCTCTGGCCAGCCCCATTGACAGGGGATGCTATGGGGGGAGAGATAGTGCTGCCGCCATCCAAATGGAGGTCTCCAGGGCTGGCCAGCCCCTTTCATTAGCGCCAAACTCACATTAAATATGATAATGCCAACCCATGGGCTGTGTGGTTGCTCACTACATGCTTTCCTCCCCCCTTGCAGATGATGTACATTCAGAAGAAGAGGAGGTAAGTGGCTGAGTCTGGGGGCTCTGGTATGTTAGGGAGGGGAAGTCTGTTTTTGCTTTGGCCGGAGAAGAGGGGTGGTCATACAGCATCTGCAGCACTGGCCTAGCTGGAGATGATAGAATAGATCCAGACTCACTCGGGGGAGCACAGGGGCCTTTGTGTGTCTGGGAGAGAACTCACTGGCTGTAGTCACTCGGTGCCTTTAGATTTAGGGCCTTCCCCCTAGATCAAGAATGGTGCTAAGGGAAGGGAGGGTGTGCAGTGAGGATTAACCTCTGTCCCCTTGTTCTGTCCATGTCCACCTTCTGGGGCAATGAATATCTTCCACCTGACTTGGATCCTCGGCTCTGTGATGCCAGATCCTTTGTGTGCGGCTATGACCTGTGGTGGCAATAGCTGGGGGCTCAAATGCTGCAGTCCTTGCACAGGCCAAACGCCCATTGACTCATCGTTGTGCTCGGTCCCAGTGTGCTAGGCGCTccgctgccctgaggagct is a genomic window of Malaclemys terrapin pileata isolate rMalTer1 chromosome 4, rMalTer1.hap1, whole genome shotgun sequence containing:
- the SMIM29 gene encoding small integral membrane protein 29 isoform X2; translation: MSNTTTPTSAGTSSDSLVGYILVPFFLITVIGIVVVVMMYIQKKRSYDPAEDLHEAEQELLGDPDDTKVMRGWGGYQPHRTPLMDMKA